One window of Metopolophium dirhodum isolate CAU chromosome 3, ASM1992520v1, whole genome shotgun sequence genomic DNA carries:
- the LOC132940354 gene encoding maltase A3-like — MGTFDVFLFMVIAYTCSTVNGNVYFRATKPTNEWWSHTITYQVYPRSFKDSNNDGIGDLKGITQKLDHFVDLGIETLWIGPFFKSPMDDMGYDVEDYYKIDPIFGTMTDFDELVLEMKKRNLKLVTDFIPNHSSYKCEWFKKSVEREGKYADYYVWRNASNHDEVLKNSTIIPKPPNNWMSIFGGTGWTWNKERQQFYYHQFNSKQPDFNIRNPEVHKEMLDIIQFWLDRGIVGFRFDALKHLYESDLFLDEPCMTNENDCKTKYFSLNHTYTVDQPETIEIIREWREFVDNYTRSNNRPISCLIATESYSPIKVLMQYYGNSTKLGAHLPFNFALLAVDKRNIIESIDENIKNWLDNMPENQVANWVVENHDNFRMPTKFSPEMVPLFTALKFSLPGIEVTYYGSEIGMDDTYVRPDQTQDPNNSGAGKLDETRDNERCPMQWDSSINAGFTEAKKPWLPVNPNYYKVNVESQKKIPTSNYNFYKKMSQLRKTDTLKYGDLQTYNITKSIYILKRSLLERESYIVVMNFGSETETVILSNDVKNLKDELYVYLGSENSAYNPGNIVSTAPSASNPIKLRPQSVIVLTDKYIETEKIDIQNAGTRIGSTLISLLGAFLLLRHFS, encoded by the exons atgggGACATTTGATGTATTCTTGTTTATGGTGATAGCATATACATGCTCCACCGTAAACGGGAATGTATATTTCCGTGCTACAAAACCAACTAATGAGTGGTGGTCGCACACAATAACATATCAAGTGTATCCAAGATCATTTAAAGACAGTAACAATGATGGTATTGGTGATTTAaaag GTATTACCCAGAAACTAGATCATTTCGTTGATCTTGGTATTGAGACTTTATGGATTGGTCCATTTTTCAAATCACCTATGGATGATATGGGATATGATGTTGAAGACTATTATAAGATAGATCCTATATTTGGAACAATGACTGATTTTGATGAACTTGTATTAGAAATGAAGAAACGaa atcttAAATTAGTAACAGACTTTATACCTAACCATTCGAGTTATAAATGCGAGTGGTTTAAGAAATCAGTTGAAAGAGAAGGCAAATACGCAGATTATTACGTTTGGCGTAACGCATCAAACCATGatgaagttttaaaaaattcaacaattatACCAAAACCTCCAAATAATTGG ATGAGTATATTTGGTGGTACTGGCTGGACATGGAATAAAGAACGACAACAGTTTTATTACCAtcaatttaattcaaaacaacCAGACTTTAATATTAGAAACCCAGAAGTTCACAAAGAAATGTTG GATATAATTCAATTTTGGCTGGATAGAGGCATTGTTGGATTCCGATTTGACGCCcttaaacatttatatgaaAGTGATTTATTCCTTGATGAACCTTGTATGACGAACGAAAACgattgtaaaacaaaatattttagtttgaatcaTACATATACAGTAGATCAACCTGAAACCATTGAAATTATAAGGGAATGGAGAGAATTCGTCGATAATTATACGAGAAGTAATAACAGGCCAATTTCTtg tTTAATAGCCACCGAATCCTACTCACcgataaaagtattaatgcaatACTACGGCAATTCAACGAAACTTGGGGCTCATTTACCATTTAACTTTGCATTATTAGCTGTTGATAAACGTAATATAATTGAATCCATAgacgaaaatattaaaaattggcTAGATAATATGCCTGAAAACCAGGTGGCTAATTGGGtg gtgGAAAATCATGACAATTTTAGAATGCCAACCAAATTTAGTCCTGAAATGGTACCACTCTTCACAGCTTTGAAATTTTCTCTGCCAGGTATAGAAGTTACATACTACGGTAGCGAAATTGGCATGGACGATACTTATGTGAGACCAGATCAAACTCAAGATCCTAATAATTCAGGAGCTGGAAAATTGGATGAAACAAGAGATAATGAAAGATGCCCTATGCAATGGGATAGTTCAATAAACgcag gaTTTACTGAAGCGAAAAAACCTTGGTTGCCAGTAaatccaaattattataaagtaaacgTCGAATCACAgaaaaaaataccaactagcaactataatttttacaaaaaaatgtctcaACTTCGGAAAACCGATACATTAAAATATGGTGATCttcaaacgtataatattactaaatcgatatatattttaaagag ATCATTGTTGGAACGCGAATCGTACATTGTCGTAATGAATTTTGGAAGTGAAACTGAAACCGTCATATTGTCCAATGACGTGAAGAACCTCAAAGACGAACTTTACGTATACTTGGGAAGTGAAAATTCTGCATATAATCCAGG aaatattgtaTCAACTGCACCTTCAGCTAGTAATCCAATAAAACTGCGACCACAATCTGTAATCGTATTAacagataaatatattgaaactgaaaaaattgaTATTCAAAATGCGGGCACACGAATCGGTTCCACATTAATTAGTTTACTCGGTgcttttttacttttaagacaTTTCTCATGA